One Pectobacterium colocasium DNA segment encodes these proteins:
- a CDS encoding GIY-YIG nuclease family protein, with protein MTEHTEHSLWYLYILRTVSGALYTGITTDVSRRLNEHQTGKGAKALRGKGELTLAFHCLVGDRSNALKLEHRIKQLSKSQKERLVQDQPQTLCISNNLY; from the coding sequence ATGACTGAACACACCGAACATTCCCTCTGGTATCTGTACATACTGCGCACGGTCAGCGGAGCGCTGTATACGGGGATCACCACGGATGTCAGCCGTCGTCTGAACGAGCATCAAACGGGGAAAGGGGCAAAAGCGCTGCGGGGAAAAGGGGAATTAACGCTGGCGTTTCACTGTCTGGTGGGTGATCGCTCCAACGCACTCAAACTGGAGCATCGCATTAAGCAACTCAGTAAAAGCCAAAAAGAAAGGCTGGTACAAGACCAGCCTCAGACGCTTTGTATTTCAAACAATTTGTATTGA
- a CDS encoding GNAT family N-acetyltransferase — translation MLVRVEIPVDAAGIDSLLRRAFPTGAEADLVHQLREDGLLTLGVVATDDEGGVVGYAAFSPVLIDGEDRQWVALAPLAVEESLRRQGVGEKLVYEGLDALNEFSYTAVVVLGEPAYYSRFGFVPATEHQLHCRWPDSESAFQVYPLADNHVVVEGHSESESGFESASGLVEYAEPFNRFL, via the coding sequence ATGTTAGTTCGGGTCGAAATCCCCGTCGATGCCGCAGGGATCGACAGCTTATTGCGCCGTGCTTTTCCAACGGGAGCGGAAGCGGATCTGGTTCATCAACTGCGTGAAGATGGTTTATTGACGCTCGGCGTCGTGGCAACCGACGATGAAGGCGGCGTAGTGGGCTACGCGGCATTCAGCCCGGTGCTGATCGACGGTGAGGATCGACAGTGGGTGGCGCTTGCGCCGCTGGCGGTAGAAGAGAGCCTGCGCCGACAGGGCGTGGGAGAGAAGCTGGTTTACGAAGGGTTGGATGCGCTGAATGAATTTAGCTACACCGCCGTCGTCGTGCTGGGCGAGCCAGCGTACTACTCTCGCTTTGGCTTCGTTCCGGCGACAGAGCACCAGTTGCATTGTCGCTGGCCAGACAGTGAGTCCGCTTTTCAGGTCTACCCACTGGCGGACAACCATGTTGTCGTCGAAGGGCACTCTGAGAGCGAAAGCGGCTTTGAAAGCGCGAGCGGGCTGGTTGAATACGCCGAACCGTTTAACCGCTTTCTCTAG
- the deoC gene encoding deoxyribose-phosphate aldolase codes for MTKLTTAAQRALALMDLTTLNEDDTDEKVTVLCRQANSPAGKTAAICIYPRFIPLAKKILREQGTPDIRIATVTNFPHGNDDVEIAVAETKAAIAYGADEVDVVFPYRALMAGNAHIGFELVKACKTVCQDAHVLLKVIIETGELKQDALIRQASEIAIDAGADFIKTSTGKVPVNATPESAAIMLKTIRDKGVGDHVGFKAAGGVRNAEDAAIYLQLADDIMGAEWATAQHFRFGASSLLASLLTTLGHGTATPQGSY; via the coding sequence ATGACCAAGCTGACCACGGCCGCGCAACGTGCGCTGGCGCTGATGGATTTAACCACGCTGAATGAAGATGATACGGATGAAAAAGTGACGGTGCTCTGCCGTCAGGCGAATAGCCCGGCAGGGAAAACGGCTGCTATCTGTATCTATCCACGTTTTATCCCCTTGGCGAAAAAGATCCTGCGTGAGCAAGGTACGCCGGATATTCGTATTGCGACGGTAACCAACTTCCCGCACGGCAATGATGATGTTGAGATTGCGGTTGCAGAAACGAAGGCGGCAATCGCTTACGGCGCTGATGAAGTTGATGTCGTGTTCCCTTACCGTGCACTGATGGCAGGCAATGCTCACATCGGTTTTGAACTGGTGAAGGCGTGCAAAACGGTGTGTCAGGATGCCCATGTGCTGTTGAAAGTGATCATCGAAACGGGCGAATTGAAACAGGATGCGCTGATTCGTCAGGCGAGTGAAATTGCCATTGATGCGGGTGCGGATTTCATTAAAACCTCAACCGGTAAAGTGCCCGTGAACGCGACGCCGGAGAGTGCGGCGATCATGTTGAAAACGATCCGCGATAAAGGTGTAGGCGATCACGTTGGTTTTAAAGCGGCGGGTGGTGTGCGTAACGCGGAAGATGCCGCCATCTATCTGCAACTGGCGGACGATATCATGGGGGCTGAATGGGCGACGGCGCAGCATTTTCGCTTTGGTGCCTCCAGCCTGTTGGCAAGCCTGCTGACCACGCTCGGCCACGGAACCGCGACTCCGCAAGGTAGTTACTAA